Sequence from the Triplophysa rosa linkage group LG22, Trosa_1v2, whole genome shotgun sequence genome:
AAACGTTGTTAaaatttaaaaacgtttttaaaatgaaatctcGTCGTCTTCAAACAGCAGGTGTGTTTTTGCGGCTGTTTTGCATGTGTAACCTTAAtcttctcagttttctcttctGCCTTGGATCAGCGCAATATCTCTTGTGTCCAACATGCAACCTGAAATGAGATGTTATTGAGACATGACTGTCTTCTGATCAGAATAGAAagtttgaaatgtaaaacactTACACAAGAGCATTGATGTCACAGGCTCCCCGGCTGGTCTGAACATCATACTTGTCCACCTTTACAAGCAATTTAAGGGGAATCCTTGTCGTTTCAATACAACAGGTGGGTGTGACACctacaaatatatatttgtacataaaaataaatgcacaaataacACAATACCTCTGCACATGCATCAAGACAGACAGTGCTCATTTTTGAGTtcaatttttatataaaatagtcATGCAGCAATTTAGAAGACACAAAAATGTCTTCAGTATATTCACAAATCTAAGATCACATCAATTAAACTGGTAGGCCTACATGCTGAAATCATTTGCTAATGTTAAAGCAATATTACTTTTCTGTatgtattttctgtacattttgCTCTGAAATGATGCGTCAAGCCGTAGTAAGAATTACCTTGAACAGCGCTGAAGGTGATGGAGAGTAAAATCCCGAGCACTAGCGGATCCATTGGAAGCGTCTGTATCAACCTTTGACTGAGAATCCCGTGAAAAACCGAGTTTATATGCGTGCCGTTTAAAGCTCCTCCTTAAGACCACAGGAGAagattaagtgtgtgtgtgtcacgcTCATAAAAGAACATGACCATTCATGTAAACTCCATCTTGTGTCTTCGTAGTCAGATTTGACCCTTTTAAAACAGGCGTTCAAAAGCAAAATAAGAGGCCTGTGGTGTATAAaacactgtttatttaataacatgaaacaaaaacataatttacaagTTAAATAGAAAACCATAAAATTACAACCAATGAGACCGATGTCAATTAAGTTAAAAATCTTGATTACAATttacaatcaaataaaaaaatgaacgaaacaaaaataatagcaGCATCAAGAACACGTGTCCGACGTGTTACGCATCtgaaacatacaaaaacacagtGTCATTAAACAGACATCAAGATCAGTGCCTAAAGTTTACAGTCATACAACAATTTGCTTTTTAATTCTAACGAGAGCATTTTCTTGGATACGTCAAACAGTTCAAACACTCACCGGTCCTCTTCCACGAGGCCACGGGCTTGCTGGAGGGGACACGGATGTGTTCCTGACTCTGCTGAAAGTCCTGAGAAACAACATGAGTATGTCAACGCCTATGGCCACTTCAGTGCTTCTGTCTGGACAAGCAAGCCAGGAAGAAAGCGTTCTTTTAATGACAGTGTTTGCATAACGCCACATTTCTTAACAGGAGACGGCCTGAAGCAAAAAAAGCCTTTATCTCTAAACTGAAACTCAAGCGAAGCTGGATTTTTGATTGATCTGGTTGGCATTTTCAAAAAGTGCTGCCTGCGGGTGGTTGCCAGAGTGTGGGATGTGGTCGCTAAGGAGTTCTAAGTGTATTTGTGTTGTTCAgtgtggttgctaggatgtTTCAGAGGGTTGCCTCAAAAGGTTCGCGAAAGGTCACATATTTACCTAATGATAACCACAACTTGTGTTTCATAATGAGAATGACAGGTTCGGAATAAACCATCTAGAAACAACACCTTAAGTTTACATCACGCGTTTGTTTGTCACCTGTTGGATCTGCTGGATTTCCCTCATGGCCAGTCTGATGGACGGGTAGAGTCTTGGGAACGGTCGGCTCTCGTGATCATCGTTATCCTTGCGTTCCACCGCTGCAGCCTCGGTCCGTCGGCGTCTGTCAGAGATACGCTTCAGCACAGGGGGTTTGTGTGCCTCGCTGCTGGAGTTTTGCCCCGGGGGCAGGAAGAGTCTCTGCAGCTGTAAGTGGATTTTATTTGAACCCGTGTCCTGATGTTCCTCCTCTGCACCGCTGTTCTCCACTGAAGCAGCTGAAGAAGCGGCTCTGAGCTCTTCGTAGTCCGGCTCGTGTTCACTCGTCTGATAGATGCACAAACATGAATCGGTAAATGTTCATAAATAGTCATGCTTGTTGACTATCCGCTAATGAGTAATTGGTAAACAGACTCACCTGACCACAGGGCGCTGTGAGCAGCTCCATGAAGGGTTTGATGCCCAACTCAGTGTGACACTGGACCAGATCTGTGAGAGAGGAGTGAGCCCGGTCCTCCCCGAGGATCACATACTTCCCATTGGTCTGAACCTCCACCATGTAGTGACGACAGCGATCAGCAGCCCTGTTACATCCAGCCAACATCAACATCAGCACTCGGGTCGGTTTTGATCTCAGAAGAAACTGAAAATCATGCTTTTCTTGCATCCTTAGTTTATTGATTTGCACGTGAACAATTTCTCTTAAAACGGACTTTTTTAGGGTTGCTTTTATGTGACGAATGCATGTTggctttatttatatttattttgtattattctaTGTATATTATGCGTTTAGTatcatttctgtttgtttcaatcTTGTTTGAATGATTATATTTTGAATTTCTCTTACCTATAttctatttttcattatttatgtaaagcgctttgagatgCTACCTtcaaaggcgctatataaaataaagttattgttattattaacatGTTTGTATGCAGGCCGTGAtgtatattttcaaaacaattcATGCTAATGATATTATCACGACATCTATTGggtgtttttaaaaaagaataaataatgcTATCACTACAATCTTCGTTTGTTTTGAGTTCCTTTTCTTTGCCCAATAAATCGCACTCAAAATACAAGTGTTTGGGAGGAAGAGAgggagtttgtaaccattgtggctcgAAGACAAAATGTTACACGGGTGCAAAACCACCACCTCATCTGCTGAAGTGTCAACCAGATACAGGCACTGAATTATTGACAATATTATCATATGTCTAGTATTAACACAGTATCAATAATAATGGTTATTAATGTCATTATTGTGAATACTGGTATTTTGAGACACTCataggctgtgtccgaaatcacCCCAATACCCTCATTCACTAGTGCtccctacattagttcactaatatagtccGCTTTAAGGAGCGGGTGAAAACGAGTGAGGAGATTCAGACACCATCTTCTGCAGAGATGCGGGAATCATTCAGCGCTAGCTTCACGATAGATGGCTAGCAGCTAGCCGTGAGTGTACATCGTTTGTACactcgttattatgatgcatcatgggattgaatgagtgcactcaataatgtccactatgtattcggacaccactaaaaatggatgtcccctcaaatagtgcactataGGCTATAGAggctatttcggacacagccttAGTGTACAATATTGTGGCGTACAGAAAGCATTCAGCGTTACTCACCTGTAGGTGAGAGTATAGCCCTCCCGACTTTGACCAACACGCACCAAAAAGCATCCGAGAGGTTTATCGATCAAAAGATCTTCTGCTTGTCTAAGAAAGCAAAGTTACAATCAGAATTTTAtacaacatatttacatttatacagccACGAAAAAGTTAAGAGACCACAATTATTGCAGTTTTTCTACAGAAATAGGCGTTtcaataaaatgatcatttttgtttcgttctgtgaactagtgacaacatgtcacaaaataacaaaagatggAATGCTTGCAAATCTTgaatgctgcaaagaaaacaatgtCATATCCATATTTAAGCACAAGACTAATGTtttcacatttatattttaggaTCCGTTCAAACATGAATACATGAGAGAATAAACCTGCTTTTCACTAGTTTCAAGCTTCTTcgcattctgtcagtctttcacattactATTGGTTGACGTCATGTCATTCCTGAAGTTGAAATTTCgcacaatacatgcagaaatgcttaTTAAAGAACTGGAGGTCTCTTCATGTTTCAGTGGCTGTACATATAAACGTGTTTAATAGGGCCCATTGGAATGAATAAGTCAAACCTTCTTGTGATCATTCCGTGGAACCAGCTGGGGAATTCTCCATCTCTTGCCAGCTTGCGCACTTGTGTCTCTTTAAACCAGCGGATGGTGTTGGTCTTTTTCAAGTGCTTTTCTTTCACACGCTCTTCATCTATTGGCTGAAGCACCAGAGAAACGTCCAGATGAACATTCTCATTGAGTTCATTATCAAACGGAGTCGCCTGTCCAGAAGATAAAACAAATATCGACTCGAGCAACTCATCACACTCAAATGTATCCACATGTATTTCTTTGGAGGAATGTGCAGGTCACCTCAAACAGTTTGCTGCGAGGTCGTGGCACAGGTGCCATGTGTTGGGCTTTGATGAGGTTGTTGAGCACCGAGCGCGGGCTAGGCTGAGGCTTCTTCTTCCTCGGCAGAGGGACCGGTGGAAACGCCGggcctgaaaaaaaaaaaaaaaacacgtgaTCTCCATTGCTAAGCTAGGTTTGAACGCAAGAGGTCAAGAAGAGTATTTCTTACGCAGGTTCTCCTGCTCCACCTCCAGACgtctcctctcctcctcctccagcaGCTTATGTCTCCTTTCCTCCTCCTCTCGCTCCTCTTTCTCCCGTTGGGCCTGTCGCTGTCGTCGTATCTCTGCTATCAGAACCAAATACTTCCTTCTGCAGATCCTCATGCGGTAATCTGCACGAGACATCACATGTTTTCAGTGTTTACCAGAATTGGTCAGGGGGTCAACGCAGTCTTCAGATATGATGCACATCAGGCCTGCAACACTGCACGCTTGTTTCACCAGTAACTACCTTTAATCTCATCATGTACCGCAAGTAAAGCAGGTTAAAGACCGGATCACGTCTGTACCTGTCCTGACGGCGTTTCTGTAGTTGATGGATGTCTGACAGGCGCTTGAGGCACAGCAATAAAATCTGAGAGCCAAGACTATTCACGCAAGCCTTGCTGGAGCTCTTCTATATGCCAGATGTCATtaaagcaaaaaacaaacaggCGCGATTGTAACTCACTCTTTTGAATGACGACAGCTGCCCGGCCCATCCTCTCCAGCAGACGGGCCAATTCCTCCTGATGCCAGTACTTGAAAAACAACCGGGATAATCTGAAAGAGCAACAAAGGACAAAGCGTTATTAGAAACATTTCAGCTATCGCAGTGAAGATATCTCCAGCCAAACGTAATGAAACGACGTTAGATTCTGTGTTCGCGTGTTCCCAACGTACCCACATTTCCAGCCAGACAGCTCAGTGCTATTCAGGATGGATACACAACTAAAAGAAATAAGACAAcaagacacatttattttacgCAAACATCATGTGATATCACAAACAGATCGTTCAAATATGCAGTAAGCTTCACTGTGAAGGTGCATACGGTCATATTTCTCCAGACTCAAATGATAGCGCTCTTACCCTTACaaaataagtatacttcaaGCTCATTTTGTTAAGCACACTTAGTAAGTGATCATAATAGTACACTTTTAAGTAGTCAATTTTGAGTATACACGTTTACTCGTCAGTTTTGTGTGTAATAAAGCTGAACTTGCAGGATAGTTTTCTAGTTTAATACTTGTAGCACATTTGGTTTACGAAAGTACACTTCAATGTACACTTCCAGTGAACTACCAGCTTAGAAGTTCTTTAATTGTATcgtatatgtatatacacaaCAACAGGTCACACACTTTTCTGTTAGTCGAGTACGAGTATAAAGTCAAGTATACTTATGGATAATTTACATGaaaagtagactgaaagtatGCATTCTTATCTTACGTTAAAAAGAAGCACACCGAGCGATTTATTGTTTGAATGACTTTGTGCACACAACACTATTATAAGAGGTGATCAAACCTTTCTTTGTCCAGCGGGAGATTTGGTTTCACCAGCAGAATGTTATACCTGCAGGACACAGACGTGTTGCAACACATTTACACGTATGCCTTTTCAAACACTTCTCTAAAGTGATACAGAACGcattttattcttttctttGGGGATTGAACCCATGTTCCGCTGACGCAATGCTCTCGCATTTGAACTACAGGCTGGAGATGGGATTATTTTGTGAGAGATTGTCTGATCGTCACACGCACCTCTCAACAAACTCCCTGAAGGTCGGACGCCACGAGAAACCGTCTCGCCGGATACGAATGGTTTCCAACAGGCCGTTATACCTCAGCTGAGGAGACAGAAGAGgagaatgtactgtaaatacaaCCAAACTgtttctcttcaaatgaccACAAGGTGTCAGTGTTGTACAATGTTGCTTAGCTTTAACACTACTGCTAACAAACTCATGCAACTGTACAAGATCTAGTGACTTTAAAGGATGAGTTtccctcaaaaatgaaaaatctttcattatttactccccCCATgtattctaaacctgtatgacttcattttttctgcagaacactaaagaagatatcttgaaaaatgttggtaaccaaacaacaattgACTtccacatgaacacaaaaccatatattgttttgtgttccacagaagaaagagtcgtatGGAGGTTTTAAACAGCATGAGAGTGAataatgatgacaggattttatttttgggtgaattatcctttAAACCAAGCATTTGGTTAAACACAGTCTTGACTGTGGAAAATAAGAGGCCGGATAAGTTTTGTGGCCGGAAAGCAGCTGTGTGTACTGAGGAGACCTGAATGAGACCATGATGAGATCTCCAGCCGTACCTGATCCATGACCAGTTGGCTGTCCAGCTCATCGggctgtttgtttctgttgggTTTGATGCACCGAATGAAATGTGGACTGGCCGCAAACATCTTCTCCATAAGAACAGCCAGAGAATGCTGCACAGAACACAACGCTGTTAGTTTCCGCTccaaatataaacacaacacaacgcaacGTGTGTGAGATACACATGATATATACGTTACATATGCACACAATAATTTAGATACGTTTGTGTACATTTGATCACACTGATAATGTGACTCGTGAGGAAATTTACTccgtttttttttctaaaacattGTTTACCTTGAACTGTGCCCCCACAGATTGTTTCCTGGTCGAGTTGAAGTTGTCTTCTGAAACTTGTAGCTGAAATCGGCACAAAGGTTAAACAGGTCGCGTGATTAAACACTTTGTTACAATGTGAGATTGGACACagctttaattttgttttttatatatgcacCATAATGAAAGCAAAGAAAATTACGCCAAATTTTTAAGACGATTACAATTTCTTGTTTGCCGTTTTTTATTAGATTCGCTTtggtatttcaaaataaaatcactttaataaataataaaaaaacatccatcACCGTCACTGTATACACATGTAAAGGGTGAAGAAGCTGGTTCTCCCGAAGGTCTCAAAATGATAATTGCGTGAGAAAatgattctttttattttttcgaacttatttagcaaaactgaaatcaaaacaaacccatAAGAACTCCTCATTAAAATACGAAAACACGTCTCATTATTACTAGTCGTTTCATAATATTTTATGAGGAGACATGCAAGAACCAATGCGATTTAAAGCTATCAACATTTGAATTTAGCGCTCCCGAGTTTGTTTTGGACTAAATAAGCACAAAATGTTGGGACTTAcagatgtacagtaaataaagtgatgtaTATTTGTAAACTTCATTTGTGTTTGACTAAAGGAAGGTCATAAACAGGGCTGGAAACGGGGCGAGGGATTCTAAGGGGGGAGACAGAGGTCCGCCTCAAAATGTAGAGGTTTTCCATCTTttatccgggaaataagtcccaaacatttaatatataaataaagtggcATTTTGtggtataaaatataaaaagtgtcCCCAACTAGAGTCTCCCCAAATGAATATAAGCTGTTTCCAGCACTGCTCATGTGACGGAAAATGAGTCAATTATGAAAAACGATGTTCATTGGATGAACTTTCTTGAATAAAAATCTTTACCTTGGCCTTCCGTGGCATGAGTGTCCCTGTCCGAGAGATCGTGGCTGAAAAACACCAAATGTCATCCGTCACACAAGCATCGCCTACATTTTAATATCGTAATAAAATCCCTCAAGCTCTGATGTTCAAACTGACGTGAAACTCCCAACCCGTATGCAAATGTGTTCAATCAGACACGCTTCTGATCTCAGACATCCACAGATGTGGGATCAGACCGCGACGCTCAGATTGAGAGAGTGACAAACCGGCGAAGAGAACGCTGAGCAGAGGAGTCACGCTGTTGATGAAGAGCTCCCGGATGTTGGCCGGAATCGTGTCTCTGTTCTTCTCCAGAAAACCGCAGGCGTTGTATTGCACCTGAACACAGCACAGAAACACTCTTCACACAGGAGGAACACGGGTGAATTCTTCTGGAATGATGATACAGGTGTTGTGTGATCTCACCTTCCCCGCGTAATGCACAATAGTGAAGAGAGGGGTGTGGCTTCTCACCACCTCAAAGTTGGGAGCCGTTTTAAATTTGCCGTTTAGCTTGTCAACAAAGTCTCTGTCAGTGGCCTGTGGGAGTAGATTACACATCTTCATGAATGATCGTCTGTTTAACAGCTTGTCTGGCACGTTGAGGTGATGCGTTACTCAGCAAGTTATCACAAATAGTATTTTTCTCCGATATGGTGCAGCCCTCATTTTAAGGGATATTTTGGCAACATTTGTACCTGAGGAAAGGCGCTTTGTTCGTCCAGCAGCGAGAGAATCCCGATGGGTTTGGTGAGGAATAAAtcctgaacacagaaaaagctGAAGTGAGTTTACACACATGTTCCGtgaacattaatgtcattttatgTGTATGAGACGGCTCTACAGGAAGCAGCAGAATGTGACATACATTTAACTCAACACAGACCTGTAATTACAGAGCAGAGTTCATATTTACAGAGCGGAACAGCCCAGAAATCTCTTGTGTGGACAAAAGGGTTTGCATTAAAACATGATCTGCTGCAGGAAGTCCTTTTCTTTAAAAGGAGAGAATTACTAAGTTTTGTTTTGTGACATCACTATTTTGCTCAGTCGCGTTTTTGAGTATTTAAGGGACAGCTCACGCCAAAATGAaatttatttcatcatttattcatgacgtcctttcttccgcagaacacaaaagaagatattttgaagaccgttggtctccattgacttatatgcacacaaaaccactgagacatttctcaaaatatcttctttcgtgtttcaCAGACGAAAGCCACATGAGgacgaataaatgatgaatgaatgagaTTTAAAATGGTCGTTTAGTGCATTAAGGCAGCGTTTTTTTATTAGCCAAGTGAATGTCATACACAAGACGGATATGAAGAGAAACTGCAGAAAGCTAAAGGATTTGAGTCCGAATTGAATTCCTCGTTCGTGTCCTCCCCTCTCCGCCCAAACGGTGTTCGGGATTTACCACACACCGCCTGCCAAACGCAGAGCTCGGGTGTTTTTTTGGAGTTGGacagaaggaaaaaagaaaacaagttggaGAGAGTACAAGATGATCACAGAGAGCGAACGCAGACAGAAATGTTCAGTACCAGTATGGGTTTGTTGTCCTTGTAGACTATCGTCTCCCATTCGATGCCTTCCTGTTTGTACTCCTTCTGTTCCATCAGAAAAATGTGCTGGAGGAAAATCAAACAGTGTCCACATGAAGCACTGCAGAATGTGTTGTTTACATAGTCATTGTACGAACGACGACCAACGTACATGGTTGAAGAAATACTGCAGTTGTTCGTTGGCGAGATTAATGCAGAGCTGCTCGAATCGGTTCACCGCAAAGTTCTCGAAACCGAAGATGTCGAGGATTCCTGTAAACACAGTAACGAGCCAAGCCTTAAACATCACATCGGGTTTTCCATTCAACTTTTTCACCGATTTTACATCCagcttaaaagaaaaaaagctttTGAAAAAAGACAAAGATAACAAATAAATGCCAAACGAGGAATttcaaggaacagttcacccacatataaaaattctctcattttCTCACCCAAACCTAAACGACTTtcttcttcggcagaacacaaaagaagatattttgaagaatgttggtaactaaacaacattacatttacatttagtagcagatgctttcatccaaagcgacgcacaaagtaggggaaacaatagaagcaatttcccaaaatatcttcttttgtgttccacggaagaaagagtcacatgcaggttttcaacaacatgcttttttgtttttgggtgaactacaccTTGTGTTCAGATTCGTGAAAGTTCAGGTTTTCCTA
This genomic interval carries:
- the LOC130546411 gene encoding myosin-IIIb isoform X2, with the protein product MEDKLPEDLANLSELHETSLLEVLTARFKQNRIYTYIGDILVAVNPFKYLSIYEREISEQYKCHDKRSLPPHIFAVADRAYQSMLGRLATGPKNQCIVISGESGAGKTESTKLLLRHIMELCKANSQLEQQILQVNPLLEAFGNAQTVMNDNSSRFGKYIQLRFQNSSVKGAKINEYLLEKSRVVHQDDGEQNFHIFYFMLAGISAEDKEMYGLLDPRRYRYLNGRFGQEDGVQNWRSKYSEVCNAMDMVGFEEQEKVDMMTILAGILSLGNIAFETTDRDVLRVSEASRGWLKATAGQFGVQEEDLLKSLTCTTSVTRGEAILRLHSQQQAEDARDSIAKVAYGRVFGWIVSKINELLAPQVDADVELNEIGILDIFGFENFAVNRFEQLCINLANEQLQYFFNHHIFLMEQKEYKQEGIEWETIVYKDNKPILDLFLTKPIGILSLLDEQSAFPQATDRDFVDKLNGKFKTAPNFEVVRSHTPLFTIVHYAGKVQYNACGFLEKNRDTIPANIRELFINSVTPLLSVLFAATISRTGTLMPRKAKLQVSEDNFNSTRKQSVGAQFKHSLAVLMEKMFAASPHFIRCIKPNRNKQPDELDSQLVMDQLRYNGLLETIRIRRDGFSWRPTFREFVERYNILLVKPNLPLDKESCVSILNSTELSGWKCGLSRLFFKYWHQEELARLLERMGRAAVVIQKNYRMRICRRKYLVLIAEIRRQRQAQREKEEREEEERRHKLLEEEERRRLEVEQENLRPAFPPVPLPRKKKPQPSPRSVLNNLIKAQHMAPVPRPRSKLFEATPFDNELNENVHLDVSLVLQPIDEERVKEKHLKKTNTIRWFKETQVRKLARDGEFPSWFHGMITRRQAEDLLIDKPLGCFLVRVGQSREGYTLTYRAADRCRHYMVEVQTNGKYVILGEDRAHSSLTDLVQCHTELGIKPFMELLTAPCGQTSEHEPDYEELRAASSAASVENSGAEEEHQDTGSNKIHLQLQRLFLPPGQNSSSEAHKPPVLKRISDRRRRTEAAAVERKDNDDHESRPFPRLYPSIRLAMREIQQIQQTEALKWP
- the LOC130546411 gene encoding myosin-IIIb isoform X1, encoding MEDKLPEDLANLSELHETSLLEVLTARFKQNRIYTYIGDILVAVNPFKYLSIYEREISEQYKCHDKRSLPPHIFAVADRAYQSMLGRLATGPKNQCIVISGESGAGKTESTKLLLRHIMELCKANSQLEQQILQVNPLLEAFGNAQTVMNDNSSRFGKYIQLRFQNSSVKGAKINEYLLEKSRVVHQDDGEQNFHIFYFMLAGISAEDKEMYGLLDPRRYRYLNGRFGQEDGVQNWRSKYSEVCNAMDMVGFEEQEKVDMMTILAGILSLGNIAFETTDRDVLRVSEASRGWLKATAGQFGVQEEDLLKSLTCTTSVTRGEAILRLHSQQQAEDARDSIAKVAYGRVFGWIVSKINELLAPQVDADVELNEIGILDIFGFENFAVNRFEQLCINLANEQLQYFFNHHIFLMEQKEYKQEGIEWETIVYKDNKPILDLFLTKPIGILSLLDEQSAFPQATDRDFVDKLNGKFKTAPNFEVVRSHTPLFTIVHYAGKVQYNACGFLEKNRDTIPANIRELFINSVTPLLSVLFAATISRTGTLMPRKAKLQVSEDNFNSTRKQSVGAQFKHSLAVLMEKMFAASPHFIRCIKPNRNKQPDELDSQLVMDQLRYNGLLETIRIRRDGFSWRPTFREFVERYNILLVKPNLPLDKESCVSILNSTELSGWKCGLSRLFFKYWHQEELARLLERMGRAAVVIQKNYRMRICRRKYLVLIAEIRRQRQAQREKEEREEEERRHKLLEEEERRRLEVEQENLRPAFPPVPLPRKKKPQPSPRSVLNNLIKAQHMAPVPRPRSKLFEATPFDNELNENVHLDVSLVLQPIDEERVKEKHLKKTNTIRWFKETQVRKLARDGEFPSWFHGMITRRQAEDLLIDKPLGCFLVRVGQSREGYTLTYRAADRCRHYMVEVQTNGKYVILGEDRAHSSLTDLVQCHTELGIKPFMELLTAPCGQTSEHEPDYEELRAASSAASVENSGAEEEHQDTGSNKIHLQLQRLFLPPGQNSSSEAHKPPVLKRISDRRRRTEAAAVERKDNDDHESRPFPRLYPSIRLAMREIQQIQQDFQQSQEHIRVPSSKPVASWKRTDA
- the ccl27b gene encoding C-C motif chemokine 27b → MDPLVLGILLSITFSAVQGVTPTCCIETTRIPLKLLVKVDKYDVQTSRGACDINALVLHVGHKRYCADPRQKRKLRRLRLHMQNSRKNTPAV